The following coding sequences lie in one Zingiber officinale cultivar Zhangliang chromosome 2B, Zo_v1.1, whole genome shotgun sequence genomic window:
- the LOC122047161 gene encoding heparan-alpha-glucosaminide N-acetyltransferase-like isoform X2 has protein sequence MHMKLMVFVDYAGSVLPYVGHAPWDGVHLADFVMPFFLFIAGISVSIVYKNKANKVQSTRKAVVRAVKLFVLGVLLQGGYFHVINSLTFGVDIDRIRVFGILQRIAIGYIVAALCEIWLSSAAIPNSGCRLFKDYYFQWIIMFVLSSIYVGLLHGIYVPDWKYEPQEFALSSPSMQIRDVIEKVKCGVRGDLGPACNAAGMIDRKLLGIKHLYIKPVFRNLKECRTPGDENGAYTTYPSWCQAPFDPEGILSSLTAVVSCIFGLQFGHTLVLWEDHKSRLTRWLLFSLATSGLGIILACIGVPLNKSLYTISYMFLTTGVAVATFCALYVLVDIYEYKWPTYVFQWMGRHSLSIFVLVASNIAVIAIQGFYWRNPKNNIVHWIVSLVRKYAAIDE, from the exons ATGCACATGAAG CTGATGGTATTTGTTGATTATGCTGGTTCTGTGTTGCCATATGTTGGTCATGCTCCCTGGGACGGTGTACATTTGGCAGACTTCGTAATGCCATTTTTTCTGTTCATTGCTGGTATTTCTGTTTCAATCGTCTACAAG AACAAGGCCAATAAAGTTCAGTCAACACGCAAAGCAGTGGTACGGGCAGTAAAACTCTTCGTTCTTGGTGTTCTTCTCCAAG GTGGTTACTTTCACGTCATAAATTCCCTTACATTTGGTGTTGATATCGACAGAATACGAGTCTTTGGTATCCTACAG CGGATTGCTATTGGGTACATAGTTGCTGCTTTATGTGAAATATGGTTATCAAGCGCTGCAATTCCGAACTCTGGATGTAGACTTTTTAAAGATTATTACTTTCAGTG GATCATAATGTTTGTATTGTCCAGTATATATGTGGGGTTGTTGCATGGCATATATGTACCAGATTGGAAATACGAACCACAAGAATTTGCTCTCAGTTCGCCATCAATGCAAATCAGAGATGTCATTGAGAAG GTTAAATGTGGAGTACGAGGTGATCTTGGACCAGCATGTAATGCAGCTGGAATGATTGACCGCAAATTACTTGGCATAAAACACTTGTACATAAAACCTGTATTTAGAAATTTGAAG GAATGTAGAACTCCCGGAGATGAAAATGGAGCATATACTACTTATCCATCATGGTGCCAAGCTCCATTTGACCCTGAGGGCATCTTAAG CTCATTGACGGCGGTTGTAAGTTGCATATTTGGTCTACAATTTGGTCATACTCTTGTTCTTTGGGAG GATCATAAAAGTAGACTCACAAGATGGTTGCTGTTTTCACTTGCAACTTCTGGACTCGGGATAATTCTAGCTTGTATTG GAGTTCCTCTGAACAAATCACTATACACAATCAGTTATATGTTTCTAACAACTGGTGTTGCTGTGGCTACGTTCTGTGCACTATACGTATTG GTGGATATTTATGAATACAAATGGCCAACATATGTTTTTCAGTGGATGGGAAGGCATTCTCTTAGCATCTTTGTTTTAGTGGCATCAAACATTGCTGTCATTGCCATACAAGGATTTTATTGGAGAAACCCTAAAAATAACATT
- the LOC122047161 gene encoding heparan-alpha-glucosaminide N-acetyltransferase-like isoform X1 yields the protein MGDYVQLNGGGEEAGATRKEAKSAAATRIASLDVFRGLSIALMVFVDYAGSVLPYVGHAPWDGVHLADFVMPFFLFIAGISVSIVYKNKANKVQSTRKAVVRAVKLFVLGVLLQGGYFHVINSLTFGVDIDRIRVFGILQRIAIGYIVAALCEIWLSSAAIPNSGCRLFKDYYFQWIIMFVLSSIYVGLLHGIYVPDWKYEPQEFALSSPSMQIRDVIEKVKCGVRGDLGPACNAAGMIDRKLLGIKHLYIKPVFRNLKECRTPGDENGAYTTYPSWCQAPFDPEGILSSLTAVVSCIFGLQFGHTLVLWEDHKSRLTRWLLFSLATSGLGIILACIGVPLNKSLYTISYMFLTTGVAVATFCALYVLVDIYEYKWPTYVFQWMGRHSLSIFVLVASNIAVIAIQGFYWRNPKNNIVHWIVSLVRKYAAIDE from the exons ATGGGCGACTACGTCCAGCTGAACGGCGGCGGTGAAGAAGCCGGAGCGACGAGGAAGGAAGCAAAGAGCGCCGCCGCCACTCGAATCGCCTCTCTCGACGTCTTCCGAGGTCTCTCGATCGCT CTGATGGTATTTGTTGATTATGCTGGTTCTGTGTTGCCATATGTTGGTCATGCTCCCTGGGACGGTGTACATTTGGCAGACTTCGTAATGCCATTTTTTCTGTTCATTGCTGGTATTTCTGTTTCAATCGTCTACAAG AACAAGGCCAATAAAGTTCAGTCAACACGCAAAGCAGTGGTACGGGCAGTAAAACTCTTCGTTCTTGGTGTTCTTCTCCAAG GTGGTTACTTTCACGTCATAAATTCCCTTACATTTGGTGTTGATATCGACAGAATACGAGTCTTTGGTATCCTACAG CGGATTGCTATTGGGTACATAGTTGCTGCTTTATGTGAAATATGGTTATCAAGCGCTGCAATTCCGAACTCTGGATGTAGACTTTTTAAAGATTATTACTTTCAGTG GATCATAATGTTTGTATTGTCCAGTATATATGTGGGGTTGTTGCATGGCATATATGTACCAGATTGGAAATACGAACCACAAGAATTTGCTCTCAGTTCGCCATCAATGCAAATCAGAGATGTCATTGAGAAG GTTAAATGTGGAGTACGAGGTGATCTTGGACCAGCATGTAATGCAGCTGGAATGATTGACCGCAAATTACTTGGCATAAAACACTTGTACATAAAACCTGTATTTAGAAATTTGAAG GAATGTAGAACTCCCGGAGATGAAAATGGAGCATATACTACTTATCCATCATGGTGCCAAGCTCCATTTGACCCTGAGGGCATCTTAAG CTCATTGACGGCGGTTGTAAGTTGCATATTTGGTCTACAATTTGGTCATACTCTTGTTCTTTGGGAG GATCATAAAAGTAGACTCACAAGATGGTTGCTGTTTTCACTTGCAACTTCTGGACTCGGGATAATTCTAGCTTGTATTG GAGTTCCTCTGAACAAATCACTATACACAATCAGTTATATGTTTCTAACAACTGGTGTTGCTGTGGCTACGTTCTGTGCACTATACGTATTG GTGGATATTTATGAATACAAATGGCCAACATATGTTTTTCAGTGGATGGGAAGGCATTCTCTTAGCATCTTTGTTTTAGTGGCATCAAACATTGCTGTCATTGCCATACAAGGATTTTATTGGAGAAACCCTAAAAATAACATT
- the LOC122047161 gene encoding heparan-alpha-glucosaminide N-acetyltransferase-like isoform X3 has product MVFVDYAGSVLPYVGHAPWDGVHLADFVMPFFLFIAGISVSIVYKNKANKVQSTRKAVVRAVKLFVLGVLLQGGYFHVINSLTFGVDIDRIRVFGILQRIAIGYIVAALCEIWLSSAAIPNSGCRLFKDYYFQWIIMFVLSSIYVGLLHGIYVPDWKYEPQEFALSSPSMQIRDVIEKVKCGVRGDLGPACNAAGMIDRKLLGIKHLYIKPVFRNLKECRTPGDENGAYTTYPSWCQAPFDPEGILSSLTAVVSCIFGLQFGHTLVLWEDHKSRLTRWLLFSLATSGLGIILACIGVPLNKSLYTISYMFLTTGVAVATFCALYVLVDIYEYKWPTYVFQWMGRHSLSIFVLVASNIAVIAIQGFYWRNPKNNIVHWIVSLVRKYAAIDE; this is encoded by the exons ATGGTATTTGTTGATTATGCTGGTTCTGTGTTGCCATATGTTGGTCATGCTCCCTGGGACGGTGTACATTTGGCAGACTTCGTAATGCCATTTTTTCTGTTCATTGCTGGTATTTCTGTTTCAATCGTCTACAAG AACAAGGCCAATAAAGTTCAGTCAACACGCAAAGCAGTGGTACGGGCAGTAAAACTCTTCGTTCTTGGTGTTCTTCTCCAAG GTGGTTACTTTCACGTCATAAATTCCCTTACATTTGGTGTTGATATCGACAGAATACGAGTCTTTGGTATCCTACAG CGGATTGCTATTGGGTACATAGTTGCTGCTTTATGTGAAATATGGTTATCAAGCGCTGCAATTCCGAACTCTGGATGTAGACTTTTTAAAGATTATTACTTTCAGTG GATCATAATGTTTGTATTGTCCAGTATATATGTGGGGTTGTTGCATGGCATATATGTACCAGATTGGAAATACGAACCACAAGAATTTGCTCTCAGTTCGCCATCAATGCAAATCAGAGATGTCATTGAGAAG GTTAAATGTGGAGTACGAGGTGATCTTGGACCAGCATGTAATGCAGCTGGAATGATTGACCGCAAATTACTTGGCATAAAACACTTGTACATAAAACCTGTATTTAGAAATTTGAAG GAATGTAGAACTCCCGGAGATGAAAATGGAGCATATACTACTTATCCATCATGGTGCCAAGCTCCATTTGACCCTGAGGGCATCTTAAG CTCATTGACGGCGGTTGTAAGTTGCATATTTGGTCTACAATTTGGTCATACTCTTGTTCTTTGGGAG GATCATAAAAGTAGACTCACAAGATGGTTGCTGTTTTCACTTGCAACTTCTGGACTCGGGATAATTCTAGCTTGTATTG GAGTTCCTCTGAACAAATCACTATACACAATCAGTTATATGTTTCTAACAACTGGTGTTGCTGTGGCTACGTTCTGTGCACTATACGTATTG GTGGATATTTATGAATACAAATGGCCAACATATGTTTTTCAGTGGATGGGAAGGCATTCTCTTAGCATCTTTGTTTTAGTGGCATCAAACATTGCTGTCATTGCCATACAAGGATTTTATTGGAGAAACCCTAAAAATAACATT